The following coding sequences are from one Triticum aestivum cultivar Chinese Spring chromosome 5A, IWGSC CS RefSeq v2.1, whole genome shotgun sequence window:
- the LOC123101685 gene encoding two-component response regulator ORR42-like: MAFKAQGSSSVKALVVEDDTVQRMVLLTMLLKFECDITLAKNGKEAVDLFFEGKKFDIILCDKDMPIMTGPEAIVKIRAMGESDVKILGMSADDDAMEVFISVGADVFVPKPMKVEYLGSIIKEIINKKKNTMD; this comes from the exons ATGGCATTCAAGGCCCAAGGATCCTCCTCTGTGAAGGCGCTAGTTGTTGAGGATGACACCGTTCAAAGGATGGTCCTCTTGACAATGTTACTCAAATTTGAATGTGATATTACTCTCGCCAAGAATGGAAAAGAAGCAGTTGACCTATTCTTTGAGGGGAAGAAGTTTGACATTATTTTGTGCGATAAGGACATGCCCATCATGACTGGTCCTGAG GCAATTGTAAAGATTCGTGCTATGGGTGAAAGTGATGTGAAGATTCTTGGGATGTCGGCTGATGACGATGCCATGGAGGTGTTCATAAGTGTTGGTGCTGATGTTTTTGTGCCCAAACCAATGAAGGTTGAGTATCTCGGGTCTATAATTAAGGAAATaatcaacaagaagaagaacacCATGGACTAG